The following proteins are encoded in a genomic region of Chelmon rostratus isolate fCheRos1 chromosome 3, fCheRos1.pri, whole genome shotgun sequence:
- the wfs1a gene encoding wolframin: MEKDFPSTQTAVNTQGSCPVLDEAPPPSPIQIPPSLVSNNLSAAPFHPAKSPSSTENTTEPRKSSYSSPPSAHAISKPKDSLPPLEGSKSSAVSSKPTPKAVSTKPSSPASTKAPLVTSPNCSTTPIPKISSLSKLSSAPSTSASSLCNTPADSPASSSTMNPAASPTSPMKRTFASMAKRVIIQERLRKAEEDANDEEDDEEPEEDLSVEQMKERAEAGDARAQTRLGQHYLILAEEKDTDLNNGLAVNWLIKAAKQGRKGAARLLQRCWIQRKGITPENEPDVRKLSTESKFELAVRKAAMMMYWKLNPDRKKKVAVAEMLENVSQVNAVQGGTASRIPGPTSGQTQKVLESMVSNESTQLVDLDDFVEMTKKYAQGIVPSAPQSGSQAAAKTESPRPHDSAKEHKAELVPSGYKKAHRSSWSFGRSGMMLDSKQTGAMKTAMDMKSRLMMLQYPLHAIVEMKEHLVDWASRAGVQWLSTIIPTQHVNALIFFFIVSNLTVDLFAFVIPLLVFYLSFVSMIICTLRVLQSSKTWENFRALTSLLTRFEPGLDVEQAETNFGWNNLEPYLYFILSVFFVIFSFPVADKGWIPCSELSTVAIFFTAVSYKSLSPTAATYARRAMVIEVASSLCCLTHFLPENMTLLRLLGRTFATLPLGESVVLKLSLPCLLYVYLFYLFFSMARMRGFRGTYCFLVPYLVCFMWCEFSVVLLQSSSAVGLIRTCVAYFLFLFALPVLAFGLAAMLLIQLFKWFLELELTKMIVTLVVCAIPVTLRLWTRFSMSILDVARSLTHRGPVKLILLCISMVILLFSIYVYHAEGQKVYNSTLTWSQYSHACGPPAWETKGMAQTQIFCSHLHGHRVTWTGRFKHVRVAETENGAQSVINMLPVFMGDWLRCLYGERYPKCEAKNMTMANLTAASLAAGSASATASVPILLQMQEEEELCQIKALAKNTCHIKRFDSYRFEVTVGMIRDVEDPARDIILMASHEFRQVLLNLNPGNMVEFSTKLEGRLGARAPAFELKAIHCLDCVSSLLSGGRQVKIERDWRRTTMRALKFAFDFFFSPFLSAKITA; encoded by the exons ATGGAGAAAGATTTCCCATCAACCCAAACTGCTGTCAACACCCAGGGGTCATGCCCTGTCCTGGATGAagcccctcctccctcccccataCAGATTCCTCCTTCACTCGTCTCCAATAacctctctgctgcccccttTCACCCTGCCAAATCTCCATCCTCCACAGAAAACACTACAGAGCCCAGGAAATCATCTTACTCCTCTCCCCCATCCGCTCACGCCATCTCGAAACCGAAGGATTCCCTGCCTCCTTTAGAGGGGTCAAAGTCTTCTGCTGTGTCCTCTAAACCCACACCTAAAGCTGTTTCCACTAAACCTTCCTCTCCGGCTTCAACCAAAGCACCACTTGTTACTTCTCCTAACTGCTCCACCACTCCAATCCCCAAAATTTCATCCCTTTCCAAGCTCTCATCTGCACCCTCTACGTCAGCTAGCTCGCTCTGTAACACTCCAGCAGATTCCCCTGCTTCGTCCTCCACAATGAATCCTGCAGCCTCTCCCACCTCCCCCATGAAACGCACCTTCGCCTCCATGGCCAAGCGGGTGATAATACAGGAAAGACTTAGGAAAGCCGAGGAGGATGCcaatgatgaagaggatg atGAAGAACCAGAGGAGGATCTGTCCGTGGAGCAGATGAAAGAGAGGGCCGAAGCCGGTGATGCCAGAGCTCAGACCCGG ctggGTCAGCACTACTTGATTCTTGCTGAAGAGAAGGACACAGACCTAAATAATGGTCTGGCTGTTAACTGGCTGATTAAAGCCGCCAAACAGGGGAGAAAAGGTGCAGCGAGactgctgcagcgctgctggATCCAGAGAAAAG GGATCACTCCAGAGAATGAGCCCGATGTGCGCAAGCTGTCGACAGAGAGTAAGTTTGAGCTGGCAGTGCGTAAAGCAGCCATGATGATGTACTGGAAACTCAACCCggacaggaagaagaaggtgGCCGTGGCTGAGATGCTGGAAAATGTCAGCCAGGTCAATGCAGTGCAGG GTGGCACTGCGAGCAGGATTCCTGGCCCAACTTCAGGCCAGACCCAGAAAGTGTTGGAGAGCATGGTCAGCAATGAGT CCACACAGTTGGTGGACCTGGATGACTTTGTTGAGATGACTAAAAAGTATGCACAAGGTATTGTCCCCTCTGCTCCCCAAAGTGGCAGCCAGGCTGCGGCCAAGACGGAAAGCCCTAGGCCTCATGACAGTGCTAAAGAG CACAAGGCTGAGCTTGTTCCGTCAGGATACAAGAAGGCCCACAGAAGTTCGTGGAGTTTTGGTCGGAGTGGGATGATGCTAGACTCCAAGCAAACGGGCGCCATGAAGACAGCCATGGACATGAAATCACGCTTAATG ATGCTGCAGTACCCGCTGCATGCCATTGTTGAAATGAAAGAGCACCTGGTGGACTGGGCGTCGCGGGCCGGGGTCCAGTGGCTGAGCACAATCATCCCCACGCAGCACGTCAACGcgctcattttcttcttcatcgtCAGCAACCTGACCGTTGACCTGTTCGCTTTTGTCATCCCGTTGCTCGTCTTCTACCTCTCCTTCGTCTCCATGATCATCTGCACGCTACGTGTCTTGCAGAGCAGCAAG ACTTGGGAGAACTTCAGGGCCCTGACATCTCTGCTGACACGTTTCGAACCTGGCCTGGATGTGGAGCAGGCAGAGACCAACTTTGGCTGGAACAACCTAGAACCATACCTCTATTTTATCCTGTCCGTGTTCTTCgtcattttctctttccctGTAGCCGACAAGGGCTGGATCCCCTGTTCCGAACTCTCCACTGTGGCCATCTTCTTCACGGCCGTCAGCTACAAAAGCCTCAGTCCTACTGCTGCGACGTATGCACGCAGAGCAATGGTCATAGAG gtAGCATCATCTCTGTGCTGCCTGACCCACTTCCTGCCAGAGAACATGACATTGCTTCGCTTACTGGGACGCACCTTCGCCACACTGCCACTAGGGGAGTCAGTGGTGCTGAAGCTCAGTCTCCCCTGCCTGTTGTATGTGTacctgttctatctgttcttcAG CATGGCCAGGATGCGTGGTTTCAGGGGGACTTACTGCTTCCTGGTTCCATACCTTGTGTGCTTCATGTGGTGTGAGTTCTCGGTGGTGCTCCTCCAGAGCTCCTCCGCTGTGGGTCTAATCCGCACCTGTGTGGCCtactttctcttcctgtttgccCTGCCTGTCCTGGCTTTTGGCCTTGCCGCCATGCTCCTCATCCAGCTCTTCAAGTGGTTCCTCGAGCTGGAACTGACAAAGATGATTGTGACTCTGGTCGTTTGTGCAATCCCGGTCACCCTGCGGCTGTGGACACGGTTCAGCATGTCTATTCTGGATGTTGCCCGCTCACTGACCCACCGCGGCCCGGTCAAACTTATCTTACTCTGCATTTCCATGGTGATCCTGTTGTTCTCTATCTACGTGTACCATGCAGAGGGACAGAAGGTGTACAATTCCACCCTGACTTGGAGCCAGTATAGCCATGCGTGCGGCCCACCTGCCTGGGAAACTAAAGGCATGGCCCAGACGCAGATCTTCTGCAGCCACCTGCACGGACACAGAGTCACCTGGACTGGGCGTTTCAAGCATGTCCGtgtggcagagacagagaacgGGGCACAGTCAGTCATCAACATGTTGCCAGTGTTCATGGGAGACTGGCTGCGCTGCCTGTATGGAGAGAGGTATCCCAAATGTGAGGCAAAGAACATGACCATGGCAAACCTGACAGCTGCCAGTCTGGCAGCTGGTTCTGCATCAGCTACCGCTTCAGTACCCATACTGCTCCAAAtgcaagaagaggaagagctgtGTCAGATCAAGGCTCTGGCGAAAAACACCTGCCACATCAAGCGCTTTGACAGCTACCGCTTTGAGGTGACGGTAGGGATGATCCGGGATGTGGAGGACCCAGCCAGGGATATAATCTTAATGGCCAGCCATGAGTTCAGACAAGTTCTCCTGAACCTGAATCCTGGCAACATGGTGGAGTTCAGCACCAAGCTGGAGGGCCGTCTAGGAGCCAGAGCTCCAGCCTTCGAGTTGAAAGCCATCCACTGTCTGGACTGCGTTTCTTCACTTCTGAGCGGAGGCCGGCAGGTGAAGATAGAGAGAGACTGGAGACGCACCACAATGAGAGCCCTGAAGTTCGcatttgattttttcttttcgCCCTTCCTGTCGGCAAAAATCACTGCCTGA